In Nicotiana sylvestris chloroplast, complete genome, one genomic interval encodes:
- a CDS encoding hypothetical protein (ORF79), which yields MMYGIYDKGGSIDRSCHIGPSWTSNCFDLNYPENAMPDIYQKDGQSNLFLDSLKEVNRVPIEICKKQVRLRVFLILNGM from the coding sequence GTGATGTATGGAATATATGACAAAGGTGGATCTATTGATCGGTCATGTCATATAGGCCCGAGTTGGACATCCAATTGCTTCGATTTGAATTATCCGGAGAATGCAATGCCTGATATATATCAAAAAGATGGACAATCAAACCTATTTCTCGATTCACTCAAAGAGGTGAATAGGGTCCCAATAGAGATATGTAAAAAGCAGGTCCGATTACGCGTATTCCTAATCCTAAATGGAATGTAA
- the ndhB gene encoding NADH dehydrogenase subunit 2: MIWHVQNENFILDSTRIFMKAFHLLLFDGSLIFPECILIFGLILLLMIDSTSDQKDIPWLYFISSTSLVMSITALLFRWREEPMISFSGNFQTNNFNEIFQFLILLCSTLCIPLSVEYIECTEMAITEFLLFVLTATLGGMFLCGANDLITIFVAPECFSLCSYLLSGYTKKDVRSNEATMKYLLMGGASSSILVHGFSWLYGSSGGEIELQEIVNGLINTQMYNSPGISIALIFITVGIGFKLSPAPSHQWTPDVYEGSPTPVVAFLSVTSKVAASASATRIFDIPFYFSSNEWHLLLEILAILSMILGNLIAITQTSMKRMLAYSSIGQIGYVIIGIIVGDSNDGYASMITYMLFYISMNLGTFACIVLFGLRTGTDNIRDYAGLYTKDPFLALSLALCLLSLGGLPPLAGFFGKLYLFWCGWQAGLYFLVLIGLLTSVVSIYYYLKIIKLLMTGRNQEITPHVRNYRRSPLRSNNSIELSMIVCVIASTIPGISMNPIIAIAQDSLF; encoded by the exons ATGATCTGGCATGTACAGAATGAAAACTTCATTCTCGATTCTACGAGAATTTTTATGAAAGCCTTTCATTTGCTTCTCTTCGATGGAAGTTTGATTTTCCCAGAATGTATCCTAATTTTTGGCCTAATTCTTCTTCTGATGATCGATTCAACCTCTGATCAAAAAGATATACCTTGGTTATATTTCATCTCTTCAACAAGTTTAGTAATGAGCATAACGGCCCTATTGTTCCGATGGAGAGAAGAACCTATGATTAGCTTTTCGGGAAATTTCCAAACGAACAATTTCAACGAAATCTTTCAATTTCTTATTTTACTATGTTCAACTCTATGTATTCCTCTATCCGTAGAGTACATTGAATGTACAGAAATGGCTATAACAGAGTTTCTCTTATTCGTATTAACAGCTACTCTAGGGGGAATGTTTTTATGCGGTGCTAACGATTTAATAACTATCTTTGTAGCCCCAGAATGTTTCAGTTTATGCTCCTACCTATTATCTGGATATACCAAGAAAGATGTACGGTCTAATGAGGCTACTATGAAATATTTACTCATGGGTGGGGCAAGCTCTTCTATTCTGGTTCATGGTTTCTCTTGGCTATATGGTTCATCCGGGGGAGAGATTGAGCTTCAAGAAATAGTAAACGGTCTTATCAATACACAAATGTATAACTCCCCAGGAATTTCAATTGCGCTCATATTCATTACCGTAGGAATTGGGTTCAAGCTTTCCCCAGCCCCTTCTCATCAATGGACTCCTGACGTATACGAAGGA TCTCCCACTCCAGTCGTTGCTTTTCTTTCTGTTACTTCGAAAGTAGCTGCTTCAGCTTCAGCCACTCGAATTTTCGATATTCCTTTTTATTTCTCATCAAACGAATGGCATCTTCTTCTGGAAATCCTAGCTATTCTTAGCATGATATTGGGAAATCTCATTGCTATTACTCAAACAAGCATGAAACGTATGCTTGCATATTCGTCCATAGGCCAAATCGGATATGTAATTATTGGAATAATTGTTGGAGACTCAAATGATGGATATGCAAGCATGATAACTTATATGCTGTTCTATATCTCCATGAATCTAGGAACTTTTGCTTGCATTGTATTATTTGGTCTACGTACCGGAACTGATAACATTCGAGATTATGCAGGATTATACACAAAAGATCCTTTTTTGGCTCTCTCTTTAGCCCTATGTCTCTTATCCCTAGGAGGTCTTCCTCCACTAGCAGGTTTTTTCGGAAAACTCTATTTATTCTGGTGTGGATGGCAGGCAGGCCTATATTTCTTGGTTTTAATAGGACTCCTTACAAGCGTTGTTTCTATCTACTATTATCTAAAAATAATAAAGTTATTAATGACTGGACGAAACCAAGAAATAACCCCTCACGTGCGAAATTATAGAAGATCCCCTTTAAGATCAAACAATTCCATCGAATTGAGTATGATTGTATGTGTGATAGCATCTACTATACCAGGAATATCAATGAACCCAATTATTGCAATTGCTCAGGATAGCCTTTTTTAG
- the rps7 gene encoding ribosomal protein S7 — protein sequence MSRRGTAEKKTAKSDPIYRNRLVNMLVNRILKHGKKSLAYQIIYRAVKKIQQKTETNPLSVLRQAIRGVTPDITVKARRVGGSTHQVPIEIGSTQGKALAIRWLLAASRKRPGRNMAFKLSSELVDAAKGSGDAIRKKEETHRMAEANRAFAHFR from the coding sequence ATGTCACGTCGAGGTACTGCAGAAAAAAAAACAGCAAAATCCGATCCAATTTATCGTAATCGATTAGTTAACATGTTGGTTAACCGTATTCTGAAACACGGAAAAAAATCATTGGCTTATCAAATTATCTATCGAGCCGTGAAAAAGATTCAACAAAAGACAGAAACAAATCCACTATCCGTTTTACGTCAAGCAATACGTGGAGTAACTCCCGATATAACAGTAAAAGCAAGACGTGTAGGTGGATCGACTCATCAAGTTCCCATTGAAATAGGATCCACACAAGGAAAAGCACTTGCCATTCGTTGGTTATTAGCGGCATCCCGAAAACGTCCGGGTCGAAATATGGCTTTCAAATTAAGTTCCGAATTAGTGGATGCTGCCAAAGGGAGTGGCGATGCCATACGCAAAAAGGAAGAGACTCATAGAATGGCAGAGGCAAATAGAGCTTTTGCACATTTTCGTTAA